AGTAACTCTACCTTAATAGTACTATTTTATTAATTTTAGTAGGTGAAATTATGGAGTATAAATATAAAGCAAAAGCGCCAGGTGGCAAAATAATGACTGGTTCTCTACCTGCCAATAATGAAGCTGAAGTTCTAACTTGGGTACGTAGGAATGGTTGGGTTCCAATTGATATTAGTAGAGCTTATGAGATGGCTATACAAATAACAGAATCAGCTACAGGCAAAAAAATAAAAAGAAATGATCTTTTTGATTTTTCTGGAAGGATTAAATTAAGAGATAAGTCTGTGTTTTTTAGACAATTGGCAACTTTGATTTCTGCGGGAGTGCCTATAGCGTCAGCAATAGAAATACTAGTAGAGCAAACAAGCAATAAGCGATTTAAAAAAGTCATTTCAAGCATGCATTATAGAATAAGTGCAGGATCTACCCTAGGAAGTGCAATGTCGGAACATACGAAAGTATTTGATACGTTATCTGTTGCTTTAGTTAAGGCTGGAGAGGAGTCAGGAAACTTAGACGATAGTTTATCAAGGCTTGCAACGTTTCTTGAGGATCAAGATGCTTTAAGAAGGAAAATAATATCAGCTCTAACATATCCTACTACGGTAATTTTGATTGCACTTATTGTGTTGGCTCTTATGGTTACAGTGGTTATTCCTCAGTTTGAGAAAGCATTTCAAAATTTAAATGTAAAAATGCCCATTTTAACAGAAATGACTTTCCAATTTGGTAAATGGATTAGAACAAACTGGTTTGTATTTCCAGCATTTATTATATTATTGCTATTTATATTGCGCCATGTAAAAAGAGTGCCAAAATTAAGAATCTATATAGATACCCTAATGCTAAAGTTGCCTATTTTTGGAAATATTTTATATAAAGCATCTGTTTCGAGGGCATTTAACACCATGTCATCATTGCTTAATTCAGGTGTGCCTGTGCTTACATCTTTAGAGATATCAGGAGAAGTTGCAGCAAACGAAAAGATAAAGCAATCCTTCCTATATATGAGAGATGCAGCGACCATAGGAAAGCTGCTGAATGGAGTTATGAAAGAGAAAAAACTTTTTCCTCCTATGGTAATAAATATGGTCGCAGTTGGAGAAGAAACAGGAAGAACAGATGACATGTTACAAAAGGTGGCAAGCTGGTATGAACAAGAATTAACAGAGACAATAAAGAGGCTCAGCTCTTTATTAGAACCAGTAATGATAGTATTTGTAGGAATAGTTGTTGGTTTCATGGTGTTGGCAATATTTTTACCAATTATTTCATCAATTCGTGTTTTCTTGTAATAATTATACATATTATGCTATTT
This sequence is a window from Synergistaceae bacterium. Protein-coding genes within it:
- a CDS encoding type II secretion system F family protein, whose product is MEYKYKAKAPGGKIMTGSLPANNEAEVLTWVRRNGWVPIDISRAYEMAIQITESATGKKIKRNDLFDFSGRIKLRDKSVFFRQLATLISAGVPIASAIEILVEQTSNKRFKKVISSMHYRISAGSTLGSAMSEHTKVFDTLSVALVKAGEESGNLDDSLSRLATFLEDQDALRRKIISALTYPTTVILIALIVLALMVTVVIPQFEKAFQNLNVKMPILTEMTFQFGKWIRTNWFVFPAFIILLLFILRHVKRVPKLRIYIDTLMLKLPIFGNILYKASVSRAFNTMSSLLNSGVPVLTSLEISGEVAANEKIKQSFLYMRDAATIGKLLNGVMKEKKLFPPMVINMVAVGEETGRTDDMLQKVASWYEQELTETIKRLSSLLEPVMIVFVGIVVGFMVLAIFLPIISSIRVFL